From one Mustela nigripes isolate SB6536 chromosome 16, MUSNIG.SB6536, whole genome shotgun sequence genomic stretch:
- the LOC132003489 gene encoding olfactory receptor 3A2 — MDPEFGVNRTSVTEFILLGLVETEQLQSVVFVVFLFAYLVTVGGNLSILAAILVEPKLHTPMYFFLGNLSVLDVGCITVTVPSMLARLLSHKHTIPYGACLTQLFFFHLLAGMDCFLLTVMAYDRFLAICQPLTYNTRMSQTVQKILVAMSWALGFTNALNHTIALNTLNFCGPNAVNHFYCDLPQLFRLSCSSTQLNELLLFVAAAFMAVTPLVLITVSYAHVAAAVLQIRSVEGRKKAFSTCGSHLTVVCLFYGTGIFNYMRLGSEESSDKDKGVGVFNTVINPMLNPLIYSLRNPDVQGALWRVLVGRQSLT, encoded by the coding sequence ATGGATCCAGAATTTGGAGTCAACAGGACATCTGTTACTGAGTTCATTCTACTGGGCCTAGTAGAAACAGAACAGCTACAGTCTGTGGTCTTTGTAGtcttcctctttgcctacctgGTCACAGTCGGAGGCAACCTCAGCATTCTGGCTGCCATCTTGGTGGAGCCTAAactccacacccccatgtacttcttcctgggGAACCTATCAGTGCTGGATGTTGGGTGCATCACTGTCACTGTTCCCTCGATGTTGGCTCGTCTCCTGTCCCACAAGCATACAATTCCCTATGGAGCCTGCCTCACACAGCTTTTCTTCTTTCACCTTCTGGCTGGGATGGACTGCTTTCTGTTGACCGTCATGGCCTATGACCGATTCCTGGCCATCTGTCAGCCCCTTACTTACAACACCAGAATGAGCCAGACAGTCCAGAAAATATTGGTGGCTATGTCCTGGGCTTTAGGTTTCACTAATGCACTAAATCACACTATTGCCCTAAATACCCTCAACTTCTGTGGTCCCAATGCAGTCAATCACTTCTACTGTGACCTCCCACAGCTCTTCCGGCTCTCCTGCTCCAGCACCCAACTCAACGAGCTGCTGCTCTTTGTAGCAGCAGCCTTCATGGCTGTAACCCCCTTGGTCCTCATCACTGTGTCTTACGCACATGTGGCAGCTGCAGTCCTACAAATCCGCTCAgtggaaggcaggaagaaggccTTTTCCACATGTGGCTCCCACCTCACTGTGGTTTGCCTCTTCTATGGTACTGGTATCTTCAACTACATGCGTCTTGGTTCTGAGGAGTCTTCAGACAAGGATAAAGGGGTTGGGGTCTTTAACACTGTTATCAATCCCATGCTGAATCCACTTATCTACAGCCTTAGAAACCCTGATGTCCAGGGTGCCCTGTGGCGAGTACTTGTGGGGAGGCAGTCACTGACCTAA
- the LOC132003488 gene encoding olfactory receptor 3A1 — protein MQSKFRANRTAITEFILLGLVETPGLRPVVFIVFFFAYLVTVGGNLSILAAIFIEPKLHTPMYFFLGNLSVLDVGCITVTVPSMLARLLSNKRTIPYGACLIQLFFFHLLVGVDCFLLTAMAYDRFLAICQPLTYSTRMSQTVQRILVAVSWALAFTNALTHTVAIATLNFCGPNVINHFYCDLPQLFQLSCSSTQLNELLLFAVGFIMAGTPLALIITSYAHVAAAVLRIRSTEGRKKAFSTCGSHLTVVAIFYGSGIFNYMRLGSAKLSDKDKGVGVFNTVINPMLNPIIYSLRNPDVQGALWRVLKGTPSLA, from the coding sequence ATGCAGTCAAAATTTAGGGCCAATAGAACAGCCATTACTGAATTCATCCTGCTGGGCTTGGTGGAGACACCAGGGCTACGACCAGTTGTCTTTATAgtcttcttctttgcctacctGGTCACAGTTGGAGGCAACCTCAGCATCCTGGCTGCCATCTTCATAGAGCCTAAactccacacccccatgtacttcttcctagGCAACCTATCAGTGCTGGATGTTGGGTGCATCACCGTCACTGTTCCCTCGATGTTGGCTCGTCTCCTGTCCAACAAGCGTACAATTCCCTATGGAGCCTGCCTcatacaacttttctttttccatctcttggtTGGGGTAGACTGCTTCTTACTGACAGCCATGGCCTATGACCGATTCCTGGCCATCTGCCAGCCCCTAACCTACAGCACCAGAATGAGCCAGACAGTCCAGAGAATATTGGTAGCGGTGTCCTGGGCTTTAGCCTTCACCAATGCACTGACCCACACAGTAGCCATAGCCACACTCAACTTCTGTGGTCCCAATGTGATCAATCACTTCTATTGTGACCTCCCACAGCTCTTTCAGCTCTCCTGCTCTAGCACCCAACTCAATGAGCTGCTGCTCTTTGCTGTGGGTTTCATAATGGCAGGCACCCCCTTGGCTCTCATCATCACCTCCTATGCCCATGTGGCAGCTGCAGTCCTACGAATCCGCTCTACTGAGGGCAGGAAGAAAGCCTTCTCCACATGTGGCTCTCATCTCACTGTGGTTGCCATATTCTATGGTTCAGGTATATTTAATTACATGCGACTGGGTTCAGCCAAGCTTTCGGACAAGGATAAAGGAGTTGGGGTCTTCAATACTGTTATCAACCCTATGCTGAATCCAATCATCTACAGCCTCAGGAATCCTGATGTACAGGGTGCCCTCTGGCGGGTGCTCAAGGGGACGCCATCACTAGCTTGA
- the LOC132003245 gene encoding olfactory receptor 3A2-like, with amino-acid sequence MDLESRTNGTAVIEFILLGLVETQVLQPVVFVVFFFAYLVTVGGNLSILAAIFIEPKLHTPMYFFLGNLSVLDVGCITVTVPSMLARLLSNKRTIPYGACLTQLFFFHQLAGVDCFLLTAMAYDRFLAICQPLTYSTRMSQTVQRILVAVSWALAFTNALTHTIAIATLNFCGPNVINHFYCDLPQLFQLSCSSTQLNELLLFGLGILMAGAPVILIVTSYIHVAAAVLRIRSAEGRKKAFSTCGSHLTVVGIFYGTGIFSYMRLGSVEASDKDKGIGILNTVISPMLNPLIYSLRNPDVQGALRQVLTGKRALV; translated from the coding sequence ATGGACCTAGAATCCAGGACCAATGGAACAGCTGTTATTGAGTTTATCCTGCTTGGCTTGGTAGAGACACAAGTGCTACAACCAGTTGTCTTTGTAgtcttcttctttgcctacctGGTCACAGTCGGAGGCAACCTCAGCATCCTGGCTGCCATCTTCATAGAGCCTAAactccacacccccatgtacttcttcctgggAAACCTATCAGTGCTGGATGTTGGATGCATCACTGTCACTGTTCCCTCGATGTTGGCTCGTCTCCTGTCCAACAAGCGTACAATTCCCTATGGAGCCTGCCTCACacagcttttcttctttcatcagtTGGCTGGTGTGGACTGCTTCTTACTGACAGCCATGGCCTATGACCGATTCCTGGCTATCTGCCAGCCCCTAACCTACAGCACCCGAATGAGCCAGACAGTCCAGAGGATATTGGTAGCTGTGTCCTGGGCTTTAGCTTTCACCAATGCACTGACCCACACAATAGCCATAGCCACACTCAACTTCTGTGGTCCCAATGTGATCAATCACTTCTATTGTGACCTCCCACAGCTCTTTCAGCTCTCCTGCTCCAGCACTCAGCTAAACGAGCTGCTGCTCTTCGGTCTGGGCATCCTCATGGCAGGTGCACCTGTGATTCTCATTGTCACCTCCTATATCCATGTGGCAGCTGCAGTCCTACGAATCCGCTCTGCTGAGGGCAGAAAGAAAGCTTTCTCTACATGTGGCTCCCATCTCACTGTAGTGGGCATATTCTATGGGACAGGTATCTTCAGCTACATGAGGCTGGGCTCAGTAGAGGCCTCAGACAAGGACAAAGGGATCGGCATCCTCAACACTGTCATTAGCCCTATGCTGAACCCACTCATTTACAGCCTCCGGAACCCTGATGTGCAGGGGGCTCTGCGGCAGGTGCTCACAGGGAAACGAGCCCTTGTATGA